A single genomic interval of Salinarchaeum sp. IM2453 harbors:
- the trxA gene encoding thioredoxin: protein MTDEQSIEDIRKQKLEELQSKTGGESVDSSASSTPSEPIYIDGSSHLSEVVNSHNLVLTDFYADWCGPCQMIDPIVTEIAAETGVTVAKVDIDDHQQLAAQYGVQGVPTLILFNNGDATERLVGMQQKPQLMQVINKYKSA from the coding sequence ATGACTGACGAACAATCCATTGAGGATATTCGCAAACAAAAACTGGAAGAACTTCAATCAAAGACCGGTGGCGAATCAGTTGATAGCTCTGCGTCCTCTACCCCGTCCGAACCAATCTATATTGACGGGTCAAGTCACCTCTCTGAGGTTGTCAATTCCCATAACTTGGTTTTAACTGATTTCTACGCTGACTGGTGTGGCCCATGCCAGATGATTGACCCAATCGTAACCGAGATCGCGGCTGAGACAGGGGTTACTGTTGCCAAAGTCGATATTGATGATCACCAACAGCTAGCCGCTCAATATGGGGTTCAGGGTGTTCCAACGCTGATTTTATTCAATAATGGAGATGCCACTGAACGTCTTGTTGGTATGCAACAAAAACCGCAGTTAATGCAGGTCATAAATAAGTACAAGTCTGCATAA
- a CDS encoding helix-turn-helix domain-containing protein, whose amino-acid sequence MSSSMADHLNQDMQCEGLLQCLHGLRELDKEVYKTLVDAKNPLTVDEIASEVERERSTAYRAVQRLLNAGFIQKEQVNYEDGGYYHVYRPADPDQVAEDMRRILNDWYAKMGQLIQEFQNKYSQQQTSTSSNEY is encoded by the coding sequence ATGTCTAGCTCAATGGCTGACCATCTTAATCAAGATATGCAGTGCGAAGGTCTGCTTCAGTGTCTACACGGCCTTCGTGAACTTGATAAAGAGGTGTATAAAACACTCGTCGACGCTAAGAATCCACTTACGGTTGACGAGATCGCATCCGAAGTCGAACGTGAACGTTCAACCGCCTATCGTGCTGTTCAACGGCTTCTGAATGCCGGATTTATCCAAAAAGAACAGGTTAACTACGAAGACGGTGGGTACTATCATGTATATCGCCCGGCCGATCCAGATCAGGTCGCTGAAGACATGCGACGTATTCTCAATGACTGGTATGCCAAAATGGGTCAACTTATTCAGGAATTCCAAAATAAATACTCTCAACAACAGACGTCGACCTCTTCGAACGAATACTGA
- a CDS encoding NAD(P)/FAD-dependent oxidoreductase, whose product MTTENNFTQIDVAVIGAGPAGTSAAVYTARADQETYVFDDGGGTTRDVGLMENVFGFPDGVTGPEIMELGREHAEKFGATFVNEEVVRIGRNDEESYEIETTTNTYIARGIIIATGAAYEPPAIKNVDEFEGKGVSYCVECDAYFYRDKPVGVIGAENYAAKEALMLLDYTDEVTLLTNGKELDADPELQDQLSAADISIRTDNLDELIGESTLEGVVTDDGETIEMDGLFVALGAAGGTDLAEMIGIATEGQYIKTDEDASTNVPRIYAAGDVTGGQQQINTSVGEGTRAGIGLLEELRGTSGYKDYKKLESSKQESTAPSQ is encoded by the coding sequence ATGACTACAGAGAACAATTTTACACAGATTGATGTAGCGGTTATCGGTGCTGGTCCAGCGGGGACTAGCGCTGCGGTCTACACCGCTCGCGCTGATCAAGAGACGTATGTATTTGATGACGGTGGAGGGACAACAAGAGATGTCGGACTGATGGAAAATGTATTTGGATTTCCAGACGGTGTGACTGGCCCAGAGATAATGGAACTTGGTCGTGAACACGCAGAAAAGTTCGGTGCGACATTTGTCAACGAAGAGGTTGTTCGAATTGGTCGTAATGATGAAGAGAGTTATGAGATAGAAACAACCACAAACACGTATATTGCGAGAGGAATTATAATTGCAACTGGTGCTGCATACGAACCTCCCGCAATCAAAAACGTCGACGAGTTTGAGGGGAAGGGTGTCTCTTACTGTGTTGAATGTGACGCTTATTTCTATCGAGATAAACCGGTTGGTGTCATTGGGGCAGAAAACTACGCAGCAAAAGAGGCACTCATGTTACTTGATTACACTGATGAAGTCACTCTTCTAACTAACGGGAAAGAACTCGACGCAGATCCAGAACTTCAGGATCAACTTTCCGCTGCTGATATTTCAATCCGAACTGACAACCTAGATGAGCTAATTGGAGAGAGTACTCTTGAAGGTGTTGTCACAGACGATGGTGAAACGATTGAGATGGATGGATTATTCGTTGCTCTTGGAGCTGCAGGTGGAACTGACCTTGCAGAAATGATCGGTATCGCAACAGAGGGTCAATATATCAAAACAGACGAAGATGCGTCTACAAATGTCCCGCGAATCTACGCAGCGGGCGATGTCACTGGTGGCCAACAGCAAATCAATACATCAGTCGGAGAAGGGACGCGTGCTGGCATTGGACTTCTTGAAGAACTCCGGGGTACGTCTGGCTACAAAGATTATAAGAAACTTGAGTCCTCTAAGCAAGAGTCAACCGCTCCATCTCAATAA